The Arabidopsis thaliana chromosome 5, partial sequence genomic interval AAGGTTTGTTAGGACTACCTAGTTTACCTGAGAATATGTTTGTTAGATTGGCTGATTATGGTGGAAAGATGGCGGTTTTATGGGAAGAGGATCGCCCTTCTTGTGGGGCTGGTGGCAGAGATGAGATGATGATTTGGTGTGCCGTGATTGCGCTTAAAAGGCAcctaaattttagtttttggggAAAGGTTGAGTGGTTTGATCATGTGCTTACAGTCCCTAAACAACATGTTTTCGTTAAGGCTCTTACTGCTAGTTTGTGATGAATGTGCCACAAGGCTTGAACATGTGTTCTTTTGGAGTATGCAACGATAATGAATGTGACTTTTTCTCTTAATGCACTTCTTATTATTTGatgtcaacaaaaaagaaactaaagagTTTTAATTTTGGCTTACTAGAGTTTAGTGTAACTAAAGATGATCACGAATACattgtgaaaaaaagaagttaaaacgAGTAGTACTATATACTATCTACTCTGTATAAAACAGAGCATTCTCTGTTATTAGTACATTTAGTAGCTTGACAAGTTACAAGCAAAGGCAATCCAACTTTAAAAACACTTTGATTGCTCTAATAGTAAGTATATACGatttttgaaatgttttatataGGTCGTCAAATAAAGCCCTTCAGGGGATATAATACATTGGATTTGCGAGTTTGAAAGATCGTTGAGACATGGAGGTACCCAACAAATCACTCCATTGATCACCTGAATTGCCTCTAATCCTATATCCCTCTTTCACCatctcatctctcttctcagATTTGTATAGTGTCGCCATTTTGTGCTGTTCCTCTGGAGATCTGCACATCACACACAGACACGAGGGCAAAGCAAAACGAATAAACAAAGGATGTTCAAAACTGATGATGATATGTCTAAGATATCTTATCAAACCATTTGCAGAGATCCAGAATTCTATATGATCCACCAGCATCATCAACCATTGCATAACGAACAAACTCATTGCATGACTTAAAATCAAAGAGCTACCCATGTTTCTTATCAAACTATATGCCACCGGCATCAACCATTGCATAACGAAAAAACTCATGGCATGACCTAGAAGCATGTATAGTTACAACCTAAGAAGCTgcatttgtttataattatacCTGAGAATAAGCTTGTCCCAGTTCTGGAAACCAGCATTGATGAGATTTTCAACAGTGACAAGCCTGTGACTCTCTTTCCTCCCTGTAAGCAAGAAAACTTTGTATCCCAAATCTAACACTCTTTGGTAAAGCTTCAAGCTTGGTGCTATGGCTGGTGCCACTCCTCTCTCTACCCACTTATCAAACTCCGAATGATCAAAAAGCTCCAACCTTCAAAATTCCCAAAACATAATCAACAAAGTCAAGCATTTTCTATAACCAATTGTCCTCTTTTATGAGTTTCTCTAGCAAAAGAATCACATGAACAtacacaaaccaaaccaagttTGAGATAAAAATGTGtaaagtaaaagttttgagagAATGTACCCAAAACCATGATCAATGTAATAAGGAAGATTGGATAAGAGAGTCTCATCGATATCGAAAATCCAAATATCTTTGCCATCGCCGGAGAATTCGATGCTTCTCGCGAAGATCAAAGCTTCTTCAGAGACTCTCTCCAAATCGGTGAGGTAGCCTTTACCCATCACATAGTCCTTCACGTAATCGGCACATTCCACCGGGATTGTTTTCCACGGCGCGAGATTGTTCATCTCCGCCGCGAATCTCCAGGTCGTACAATGCAAATTGACATCTTCTTCGGCAGCTTTCTTGTGTCGACTCTCGATTTCCGACGGGTACTCGAGAATCGAATCGGAAAACGCGGAGGTAAATAAGGAAACCACCACGAGGAAAATCAGATAAATCCTCATCGGAGAATCAAAGGAAATCGaatcaatcaaaaaaaaaccgaacagagaaaaaaacgaaattagggttttctgaATTTCTGAGAATTCACACCAATTGAGAAACTAGaatcaaaattagggtttatattgagatgttgaagaagagggGAAAGAATAAAATGGAGAAAGGAATCGAGAAAAACTCGAAAGCCAGAGAAAAgggaaaattttgaaagtttcaaaTTGGATTAATGGAATAAcgtacaaaagaagaaagctttgaATTGTAATTTCAATggagaaatgaaaagaatcgGAACagtgctctgtttctttcatttaaaGCAGTGGAGGAGAATGTCAAAGACAGGAGTGGTCGGTCGGTGACgtgtaagaaaagaaagcctatttatttatttttcactaaTTAATCCAATAAAAGAATCTGTTCGTTTCGGGTTCGGATCTAAAATTAAGATACAATTGGGTAGATCCGGATTCCGTTGATGCACCGTTGGGTCCACTACCGGGTCCTTTGACGGCGtcatacctttttttttttaatttcaccTGAcgtaattagtttttaaatatgCATTACATAATAGtctggtaaaaaaaaaatgtttggttaatttggtttaatgtCTAAATTATTCGGCAATGAAGGCTTGTTATGTGATTCGagttttattattctttaattttacttAAATAGACATTTTATTATGTTAAATAATACATTAATTTAGACATGGTATTCAAGTTTAGATGTAGAGTTTAAGTTATTTCtaaaatgtcttcttcttttttcattttatgtttGTATGTGATGaattataaaggaaaaaagaattacTGATCAGAAAATTTCGTACGATCTGTTTAATGAAGTCAATTTCTGATTTAAGAGACtataaaagtaacaaaatttcataaacTATTATAAAATCTGAGTAAGATCCTTAATCCAAAGTTTAATACTAGTGATAATGGGAACTTATGATAGCGGATAGTTGCACGCACGCTAAGCTACGCCTACGCGTGGAGTGTTAATGGAATTGATTGTGACATAAGTTTCAAGTTATTTAACCAATAACGTGTTTATAAGGGCTGATTAATTATACCATTAATGTATTATGACCAAAACTATCTCACGTTTGGagaaaaagtcaataaacACTATTTAGCAtgtgttaaaattttaattattttcgttgatcacaacaacaaaaaaaaagataagggatacagatttgattatttttatgtcCTTTGGACATGTTTACTTTTCGGACAAGTCAAAAGATATATTATCTTTTGGTGATACAAATTTGAAGTTATAGAACCATTCAAAAGTTCATTTGTATCTAAAACTAGACGCATTAAAGTAGAAGCTGTAATAAAAGCAAACACGAGATTATGAGAATCTAATCAGATTTAGATCGAAATGGTTTATGAATCGGTTAATACCAAATTACATATTACAGTATGCAACTCTTTACATTTCAACCGAATCCACAAAagtgaataaaataaatccaaatgCAGTACAAAGGTAATtccaaaagaacaaacaaacgaaaagagaaaaaggcgGTGAGAACACCTCGCCGTTTCTCTATGCCGAAAAACGCTACGCAGTTTCAAAGAGAGGCACCAAAATGGAGCGcgcttttctctgttttgcctCACTGATTTCTATTTCTCCATTCGACGATGGCTGCGTAAAGAGTGTGATTGGGCAAAAGGTTCACGTTTTGTAACGGCGAATTAGTAACCGGAGACGTCC includes:
- a CDS encoding HAD superfamily, subfamily IIIB acid phosphatase gives rise to the protein MRIYLIFLVVVSLFTSAFSDSILEYPSEIESRHKKAAEEDVNLHCTTWRFAAEMNNLAPWKTIPVECADYVKDYVMGKGYLTDLERVSEEALIFARSIEFSGDGKDIWIFDIDETLLSNLPYYIDHGFGLELFDHSEFDKWVERGVAPAIAPSLKLYQRVLDLGYKVFLLTGRKESHRLVTVENLINAGFQNWDKLILRYNYKQMQLLRL
- a CDS encoding HAD superfamily, subfamily IIIB acid phosphatase (HAD superfamily, subfamily IIIB acid phosphatase; FUNCTIONS IN: acid phosphatase activity; INVOLVED IN: biological_process unknown; LOCATED IN: endomembrane system; EXPRESSED IN: 24 plant structures; EXPRESSED DURING: 15 growth stages; CONTAINS InterPro DOMAIN/s: Acid phosphatase (Class B) (InterPro:IPR005519), Vegetative storage protein/acid phosphatase (InterPro:IPR014403), Acid phosphatase, plant (InterPro:IPR010028); BEST Arabidopsis thaliana protein match is: HAD superfamily, subfamily IIIB acid phosphatase (TAIR:AT4G25150.1); Has 906 Blast hits to 901 proteins in 278 species: Archae - 0; Bacteria - 491; Metazoa - 2; Fungi - 0; Plants - 366; Viruses - 0; Other Eukaryotes - 47 (source: NCBI BLink).), whose amino-acid sequence is MRIYLIFLVVVSLFTSAFSDSILEYPSEIESRHKKAAEEDVNLHCTTWRFAAEMNNLAPWKTIPVECADYVKDYVMGKGYLTDLERVSEEALIFARSIEFSGDGKDIWIFDIDETLLSNLPYYIDHGFGLELFDHSEFDKWVERGVAPAIAPSLKLYQRVLDLGYKVFLLTGRKESHRLVTVENLINAGFQNWDKLILRSPEEQHKMATLYKSEKRDEMVKEGYRIRGNSGDQWSDLLGTSMSQRSFKLANPMYYIP